The following are encoded together in the Halopseudomonas salegens genome:
- a CDS encoding NADH:ubiquinone reductase (Na(+)-transporting) subunit B — MGLRSYLDKIEHNFEKGGKHEKWYALYEAVDTFFYRPGSVTKTTAHVRDGLDLKRMMITVWLCTFPVMFYGMYNIGFQANNIYAANPELLTAQDNWRLALIAMFAGFDPGSVWDNFIHGAAYFLPIYAVTFLVGGFWEVLFASIRKHEVNEGFFVSSVLFALILPASIPLWQVALGITFGIVVGKEVFGGTGKNFLNPALTGRAFLFFAYPAQISGDAVWTAVDGYSGATALSMAAEGGVQAIVDGGITWWNAFSGSIQGSMGEVSTLAIFIGGAVLLITKIANWRIVAGVMLGMIGMSLLFNMIGSDTNPMFSMPWYWHMVVGGFAFGMIFMATDPVSASMTNQGKWFFGALIGVMVMLIRVINPAFPEGMMLAILFANLFAPLIDHFVVQANIKRRVARHVS; from the coding sequence ATGGGTTTGCGTAGCTACCTCGACAAAATCGAACACAACTTCGAAAAGGGCGGAAAACACGAAAAGTGGTATGCCCTGTACGAAGCGGTGGATACTTTTTTCTATCGTCCCGGCAGTGTCACCAAGACCACCGCTCACGTGCGTGATGGCCTTGATCTGAAACGGATGATGATTACGGTCTGGTTGTGCACCTTCCCGGTGATGTTCTACGGGATGTACAACATTGGTTTCCAGGCCAACAATATTTACGCTGCCAACCCGGAGTTGCTCACCGCTCAGGATAACTGGCGTCTGGCTTTGATCGCTATGTTCGCCGGCTTTGATCCGGGCAGTGTGTGGGATAACTTTATTCATGGGGCCGCATACTTCCTGCCGATCTACGCGGTGACCTTCCTCGTGGGTGGTTTCTGGGAAGTGCTGTTTGCCTCGATCCGCAAGCATGAAGTCAACGAAGGCTTCTTTGTTTCCTCGGTGCTGTTTGCGCTGATTCTGCCGGCCAGTATTCCCCTCTGGCAGGTGGCACTAGGCATTACCTTCGGTATCGTGGTGGGCAAGGAAGTCTTTGGTGGTACCGGCAAGAACTTCCTCAACCCGGCGCTGACCGGCCGGGCTTTCCTGTTCTTTGCCTACCCGGCACAGATTTCGGGTGATGCCGTGTGGACAGCGGTTGATGGCTACTCCGGAGCGACGGCACTGAGCATGGCAGCGGAAGGCGGTGTGCAGGCAATTGTCGACGGCGGCATTACCTGGTGGAACGCCTTCTCCGGCAGTATTCAGGGCTCGATGGGTGAGGTGTCCACGCTGGCCATCTTTATTGGTGGCGCAGTGCTGTTGATTACCAAGATTGCCAACTGGCGCATTGTTGCCGGTGTCATGCTCGGCATGATCGGCATGAGCCTGTTGTTCAACATGATTGGTTCTGATACCAATCCGATGTTCTCCATGCCCTGGTACTGGCATATGGTAGTGGGCGGTTTTGCCTTCGGCATGATCTTTATGGCAACTGACCCGGTGTCTGCGTCCATGACCAACCAGGGTAAATGGTTCTTTGGTGCACTGATTGGCGTTATGGTGATGCTGATTCGGGTAATCAACCCGGCGTTCCCGGAAGGCATGATGCTGGCAATTCTGTTTGCCAACTTGTTTGCTCCGCTGATTGACCACTTTGTCGTTCAGGCCAATATCAAACGGAGGGTTGCACGCCATGTCAGCTAA
- a CDS encoding Na(+)-translocating NADH-quinone reductase subunit C: MSAKKETIGRTITVAFLVCLVCSVVVSTAAVSLRPTQIQNQLLDKQRNILSIAGLLEPGTSVEEQFSKITPRLVDLRTGEFTDAEDPLTYDAQVASGDPARSMSLDAGEDTASIRRRSHYATVYMVEGEDGQVDTLILPIYGAGLWSTLYGFVALEGDLNTVVGLGFYQHAETPGLGGEVDNPNWKQQWEGKKIYNPEDDVATRVVKGGVDSGSPRAEYSVDALAGATLTSRGVENLVRFWMGENGFRPFLNNLSAGEA, from the coding sequence ATGTCAGCTAAGAAAGAAACCATCGGGCGCACGATCACCGTCGCCTTTCTGGTCTGTCTGGTTTGTTCAGTAGTCGTGTCTACTGCAGCAGTCTCCTTGCGACCGACACAGATCCAGAACCAGTTGCTGGACAAGCAGCGCAATATTCTGTCGATTGCCGGCTTGTTGGAGCCCGGCACCAGTGTCGAAGAACAGTTCAGCAAGATCACTCCACGGCTGGTTGATTTGCGTACGGGTGAGTTCACCGATGCAGAAGACCCGTTGACCTATGACGCGCAAGTTGCCTCTGGTGACCCGGCGCGCTCAATGAGTCTGGATGCCGGCGAGGATACGGCCAGCATCCGTCGTCGAAGTCATTACGCGACTGTCTATATGGTCGAAGGCGAGGATGGCCAGGTTGATACCTTGATCCTGCCGATCTACGGCGCAGGCCTGTGGTCAACGCTGTATGGCTTTGTGGCTCTGGAGGGCGACCTGAATACAGTGGTCGGGTTGGGTTTCTATCAGCATGCAGAAACACCGGGCCTGGGCGGTGAAGTAGACAATCCGAACTGGAAGCAGCAATGGGAAGGCAAAAAAATCTACAATCCCGAAGATGACGTTGCGACTCGCGTCGTGAAAGGCGGTGTCGACAGCGGGAGCCCCAGAGCAGAGTATTCGGTGGATGCGCTTGCCGGTGCCACGCTGACTTCGCGCGGGGTAGAAAACCTGGTGCGTTTCTGGATGGGTGAAAACGGCTTCCGTCCGTTCCTGAACAACCTCAGTGCAGGGGAGGCATAA
- a CDS encoding NADH:ubiquinone reductase (Na(+)-transporting) subunit D, whose product MAKASAKQVLFEPIFSNNPIALQVLGICSALAVTTSLSVTLVMCVALTMVTAFSNLFISVIRNQIPSAIRMIVQMVIIASLVILVDQVLKAYAYETSRQLSVFVGLIITNCIVMGRAEAFAMQNPPHMSFLDGVGNGLGYSFILIVVAVIRELFGAGSLFGIEILQSVNNGGWYQPNGLLLLPPSAFFIIGFTIWILRTWDKGQVEEEEFRMKPQTRSLKEAM is encoded by the coding sequence ATGGCTAAAGCAAGTGCCAAGCAGGTGCTCTTCGAGCCCATTTTCAGTAACAACCCGATCGCGCTACAAGTGTTGGGTATTTGTTCGGCTCTGGCCGTAACCACCAGTCTGAGCGTGACCCTGGTCATGTGTGTTGCTCTGACGATGGTGACTGCGTTTTCCAACCTGTTCATTTCGGTGATTCGTAACCAGATCCCCAGTGCGATCCGCATGATCGTACAAATGGTGATCATTGCTTCTCTGGTCATTCTGGTGGATCAGGTGCTCAAGGCCTATGCCTATGAAACCAGTCGGCAATTGTCGGTATTCGTTGGTCTGATTATCACCAACTGTATCGTCATGGGGCGCGCAGAAGCCTTTGCCATGCAGAATCCTCCGCATATGAGCTTTCTGGATGGTGTAGGTAATGGCCTGGGTTACAGTTTCATCCTGATTGTCGTTGCGGTCATTCGTGAGCTGTTCGGCGCTGGTTCGCTGTTCGGTATCGAGATTCTGCAATCGGTGAACAATGGTGGCTGGTATCAGCCCAATGGCCTGTTGTTGTTGCCGCCTTCAGCATTTTTCATCATTGGCTTCACCATCTGGATTTTGCGCACCTGGGACAAAGGCCAGGTTGAGGAAGAAGAATTCAGGATGAAGCCGCAGACCCGGTCCCTCAAGGAGGCCATGTAA
- the nqrE gene encoding NADH:ubiquinone reductase (Na(+)-transporting) subunit E: MEHYISLLVRAIFVENMALAFFLGMCTFLAISKKVQTALGLGIAVTVVLTITVPANNLIFNYLLRDGALAWAGMPNVDLSFLGLLSYIGVIAAIVQILEMLLDKYVPVLYNALGVFLPLITVNCAILGASLFMVERDYALGESVVYGFGAGAGWALAIVALAGIREKLKYSDVPAGLRGLGITFIIVGLMSLGFMSFSGVQL, from the coding sequence ATTGAACATTACATCAGCCTGCTGGTCAGGGCGATTTTTGTCGAGAATATGGCTCTGGCCTTCTTCCTTGGCATGTGTACCTTCCTGGCCATCTCGAAAAAAGTGCAGACCGCGTTGGGTCTGGGTATTGCTGTAACCGTGGTACTGACTATCACGGTGCCGGCCAACAACCTGATCTTCAACTACCTTCTGCGCGACGGTGCGCTGGCCTGGGCCGGTATGCCGAACGTCGATCTCAGCTTCCTTGGCTTGCTCAGTTACATCGGTGTCATTGCAGCCATCGTGCAGATACTCGAGATGTTGCTGGATAAATATGTCCCCGTGCTTTACAACGCGTTGGGTGTTTTCTTGCCATTGATTACCGTGAACTGCGCCATTCTTGGTGCTTCCCTGTTCATGGTTGAGCGTGATTACGCTCTGGGCGAAAGCGTGGTGTATGGCTTTGGTGCTGGTGCCGGTTGGGCTCTGGCTATTGTTGCCCTGGCCGGGATCCGGGAAAAACTCAAATACAGTGACGTACCTGCGGGTCTGCGTGGCCTTGGCATCACCTTCATTATTGTTGGCTTGATGTCGCTTGGCTTTATGTCTTTCTCCGGCGTCCAACTGTAA